The nucleotide sequence TTATTTTGAAATAATGAAAAGATCAGGGAAACCAGCCAGCTTAATCAGGGTTAATTGACCTACACAAGTGCTTCTATTTTCTATTAACACAAGTGAGGGCTGATGATGCCACGCTTTGTATCCCGCATTTTGATCGGACTGTTTCTGCTGGGTCTCGTTACGTACCTGATTCCGGAACCGCAAAAGAGTTCCGCTGAAAACCAGCAGACCAAAAAAGAGGCTCCGATACTGTCAAACATCGCGCCGCTGCCTAAAGACCTGAAGGTCGTGGAAGATATAGAGTATCGGCCTGGTAACCGACGCGCCTGGAAGTTGGACCTGGTCATGCCTCGTGAACGGAGTGAACCCCCCCGTCCTGCAATTATCTTTGTGCACGGTGGTGGCTGGTCGAGCGGCGACAAAGCCCGTGGCATTTTTCGGAGTGGTCCGGTCGAATATGCGAGCCTGGGTTATGTCTGTATCAGCGTCAATTATCGTCTGGCGGATGAAGATCCGTTCCCAGCGTGCCTGCATGATGTGAAGTGTGCTGTTCGCTGGTTGCGGGCACATGCCGATAAATATAATGTCGATCCCAACCGCATTGGCGGATATGGCAATTCAGCAGGAGCTCATCTCGTCAGTCTGCTGGGACTGGTAGACGAAGAGCAAAAGCTGGAAGGTGACGGTCCCTGGCAGGATCAATCCAGTCTGCTCAATGCCGTCTGTGTCTCCGCGGTCCCGGCCGATTTTGTGAACTGGCCCGGCGGAATCAGAAACAAACGAACACTTTTCAAGTTGCTGCACTCGAATGATACCGGTCTGGAGGAACTGGCGATTATAGCATCGCCGATCAGCTATGTTAATAAGCAGGCTCCCCCGTTTCTGGTATTCCAGGGAGCCGGAGACCGGACTGTGGATGTATCCCAGGCAGACAGTTTTGTCGCCGCTTTGAAAGCAGCAGGCGCAGCAGACATCACGTACCATCGTTATCCGGAAGCAAATCATGATGTCTTCACCAGGAATCGTCGTGAGACCTATCCGGAGATGGAAGCTTTTTTTGAACGCGTGCTGATGAATCCGCCTGCCAAAACAAAGCCGGCCGACGGGACATACCGCAGCACAACTCCTGCAGCCAGCTAAACCAACCAGATCCCGTTTTCCGGCAACGTCTCCCGGGCCATTGGGAACACGCTCAATAGCAGGATCGTTGCGATGGGGAAATGGGTTGCGTTCTAGTCAGCGAACTGAAAACGGACGTAATGGTTCGCCGGTAATCGGGTTCAGACGGGTGGCTTCCGTGACCTTCCACTCGCCTCCCATTTTCTGCCAGGTCAGTTCCCAGCGCGTGGGCTGCTTGCCGGAAACTCCTCCATACATGGCGGTTCCATTGGCGCGGAAGTGAATGATCGCGACAGAATCTTCCGACTTCATTTGCGTTGAGACATCGGTAATTCTGAGATCATCGTTCAGCGTCACCAGTGTCAGTGCCAGTTTTACCATATCCTGCAACTGGTTCGCCCGGGGGCTGATGTAACTCAGAGTCGTTTCCTGCTCTTTTTTCTGAAAGGCATCGATCAGTTGATAGAGGTCGGCTTCGACACGCTCACGTGGTGTGACGATACTCTGTTCGAGCACGTAAAACCCGACCGTCACCAGGACCATCAGCAGGCTGCCGATCAGAAATTTACCCAGGCGCCGCTGGTACCATAGTATAAACAGGATCGCGGCAATCGCGGAGCAAATCACCATCGGCGGGATCGCGGTTTCAGTAAACCACATGTGTCAGTCCTTTTACAGTTCCTACAGCGCAGGATGGTTTTCCAGAACCGCCAGATTATCCCGATGAATCACTTCGGAGTACGGGACGGCTCCCAGTATGGTGGCAATCTGATCCGAACGTCGCATCACTATTTTTGCCAGATCATTCGAATTGTAATTACTCAGCCCGCGGGCGAATTCTTCCCCACTGGGACTGACCAGCGTGACGGCTTCGCCACTTTCAAAAGTGCCATCAATCGAACGGATGCCGATCGCCAGCAGAGATTTTCCGCCTTCACGAATGGCTTTGGTGGCGCCTTCGTCCAGATGAAATTTGCCTTTAGGTCGGATCGTATAACCGATCCAGCGTTTCCAGGCAGAAACAGAAGCCCCCTGCGCCAGAAAGAGTGTGCCGACATCCTCACCGTTGAGAATCTGATCCAGAATTCCTTCCTGTGTGCCGTTGGCGATAATGACATTTTCTCCGACTGCAGTCGCGGAATGCACCGCCTGCAGCTTGGATTTCATTCCCCCGGTGCCCAGCGAACTGCTGTCATCGGTGGCGAGAGCCAGTAATTCAGGTGTCCAGTCCTGGACCTGCGAAATACGGGCGCTGTCCGGAGATTTCGGATCTCCGTCATATAATCCGTCAACGACGGACAGAATTACGAGCAATGGTTTCTTGACCAGGCTGGTGACCATGGCGGCGAGATGGTCATTATCGCCGAACTTGATCTCTTTGATACTGACGGTGTCATTTTCGTTGACGATGGGAACAGCACCGTATTCGAACAGAGTGTGTATCGTGTTACGTACATTGAGGTAACGCGTACGATGCTTGAAATCATTCGCTGTCACCAGCAGTTGCGCCGCATGATAACCGTGCTTTTGCAGGCAGCGGTCATAGCGGCGGATCAGATGGGCCTGCCCGACGGCGGCGGAGGCCTGCAGGTGTCCCAGATCTTTGGGGCGTTCTTTTAAACCTAGCAATCCCATGCCTGCGCCGATGGCACCACTGGAGACGACCACGACTTTGCGACCTGTCAACTTGATTCGGTGGATCTGCTCTGCCAGCGATTCAATCCGCTCGGGATTGAGTGTATCGTCCGCGCAAGAGAGAACGTTTGTTCCAATTTTAATCACCAGCGTTTCCGCTGTATCAATTATTTCACGTCTGGTTCGACTCACAGTCCGCACTTTTTCCGGGAATCACTAAAAAATTTCAAAGAGGCACTCCCCACCGGGTCCCTATTTCTTAATATTTATATAATATAGAAGTCAGTGGCTGCAGCATAGACACAGGACAGAGCGAGTCTGGCAGGAAAACAGGGGCGATTTTACCGAAATCGTCTCATTTTTCGTGTCAGCGCCTGATTTTGTCTGTCTCTTCTCGCCAGTCCTGGAACAATTTACCGCATAGTTCACCCGGTTCACACTGATTTTGAAACCCTTATTGACGAACTAAGGCATTTTATGTCGGAACTATACCACGAATGTGGCGTTGCAGCTGTCTACCATCTCCCCAACCGGGAAACCAGTCCGCTGGCCCCGCTGGGATCCCCTGAGAAAACTTCACAACTCATTTCCCGTCTGCTGCTGGATATCCAGAATCGCGGTCAGCTGGCGGCAGGAATGACCACGTTTAACCCGGCCCGGAACCAGTTGATCGATACCCATAAAGATGTAGGCACGGTTACCGAAGTATTCCAGTTGAATCACCAGCAGACGTTCAACGCGCTGATGAAGAAATATGAAGGACCTGCCGCAATCGGACATGTGCGGTATGCAACCTGTGGTAAAGATGACCGCAG is from Gimesia maris and encodes:
- a CDS encoding alpha/beta hydrolase; this encodes MMPRFVSRILIGLFLLGLVTYLIPEPQKSSAENQQTKKEAPILSNIAPLPKDLKVVEDIEYRPGNRRAWKLDLVMPRERSEPPRPAIIFVHGGGWSSGDKARGIFRSGPVEYASLGYVCISVNYRLADEDPFPACLHDVKCAVRWLRAHADKYNVDPNRIGGYGNSAGAHLVSLLGLVDEEQKLEGDGPWQDQSSLLNAVCVSAVPADFVNWPGGIRNKRTLFKLLHSNDTGLEELAIIASPISYVNKQAPPFLVFQGAGDRTVDVSQADSFVAALKAAGAADITYHRYPEANHDVFTRNRRETYPEMEAFFERVLMNPPAKTKPADGTYRSTTPAAS
- the proB gene encoding glutamate 5-kinase, which encodes MSRTRREIIDTAETLVIKIGTNVLSCADDTLNPERIESLAEQIHRIKLTGRKVVVVSSGAIGAGMGLLGLKERPKDLGHLQASAAVGQAHLIRRYDRCLQKHGYHAAQLLVTANDFKHRTRYLNVRNTIHTLFEYGAVPIVNENDTVSIKEIKFGDNDHLAAMVTSLVKKPLLVILSVVDGLYDGDPKSPDSARISQVQDWTPELLALATDDSSSLGTGGMKSKLQAVHSATAVGENVIIANGTQEGILDQILNGEDVGTLFLAQGASVSAWKRWIGYTIRPKGKFHLDEGATKAIREGGKSLLAIGIRSIDGTFESGEAVTLVSPSGEEFARGLSNYNSNDLAKIVMRRSDQIATILGAVPYSEVIHRDNLAVLENHPAL